Proteins co-encoded in one Pirellulales bacterium genomic window:
- a CDS encoding Gfo/Idh/MocA family oxidoreductase, translated as MSDKKIRIAIIGLGFGAEFIPIYQRHPRAEIYAICQRNAGTLHQIADAFKIPKKYADFRELLKDPNIDAVHINTP; from the coding sequence AAGAAAATCCGGATCGCGATCATCGGCTTGGGATTTGGCGCGGAGTTCATTCCCATTTACCAGCGGCATCCGCGAGCCGAGATATATGCCATCTGCCAGCGCAATGCCGGCACGCTCCATCAGATTGCCGACGCCTTCAAGATCCCCAAAAAGTATGCCGACTTCCGCGAGCTGCTCAAGGATCCGAACATCGACGCGGTTCACATCAACACGCC